The genomic stretch GAGAGCCGGAtgtctcctctccctccctccttccctgcttcctgaggggggaaactgaggcctGGGAGAGTTTCCCAAGGCCGGGACGAGTTTCCATGGAAATGGGAGCGGGGGTCCGGGCTCCCAGCTGCCGGCGCGAGTGCCCGCTGCTGAACAAGGGAGAAAGCGGGACATTGATGGGAGCCCGGCCCCCTGGGCGCGCGTCCCAGCCCCGGCTGAAAATAACCCCTCCCCGGAGCGCTGCTTGGGCAGCCGGCCGGgaccgagccccgcggccggaCAGGGGTCCCCAGGAAGTGGCTCCAGCCGGGGGGTGACCCCAGCCCTGACTGCAGCCACCCCCAGCCCCGGCCTGTTGCGTTGGGGAAGGGGAGGGCCGGCCAGGAGGATCGAGAGCCGGACGGAAGAAGGGGGAGAGCCGCAGCCCGCGTCCGGCTGACGGACGCCCCGAGAACCCCTGCCTGCTCCGGGGGCATATACGGGGCGGCCGAGCCCGAGGGGCATCTCTGCAGCCCGGATGGCAGGGCTGCGGGTGCCCCTGCTGCGCTGAGCGGGCTCTGCCGCGGGACGCCGGCGCCAGGGAAGGGACATCGGCGGTGCCAGGAGCCGGCGACGGGCAGCCAGGCAGGATGCGACGCTTCCAGGCTTTGCGCCgatccttccctttcctcaccCGCTTCCGCCTCTACCGAGTAAGTGCCGACCCTCGCCCCGGCAGaccctgtgctggctgtcacccgCCCCTGTCCCCATCGCCTGTGGGCAGGGGACCAGCCGTCCCCGGCCACCCGCAGGCGCACACCGAAGGCCAGCGGCTGCTTTTGCCCCGCATGCCCCCCTTGTGCCCCCGTGTGCCCCCGTGCCCAGCTGCTTGCCGCACCCGCCGTATTTTTAGCCCAGTGCCGAGGGCTGTAATTGTGGTGACGCACCGAGGGAGTCGAGCGCAGGGGATGAAGACAGCGGGGACCcgggggaagaggagaggatggagcaggctgtgctgctgtgggactGGGATGAGGATCCCGCTTCTCGCCCAGCTCACAGCAGCGAGGGGCAGAGACGTGCCTCTTCCCAGAAAGGTGGCAACGAAAGAGGAGGAGAGCTGGGAAAGCGGGCAGGGGTAGGGAACGGAGGGGGACATGTTGTGGGAGATGTGGGGAACCGTGGGCGAGACCTGGCTCCATGCCCCGGCCCGGCTGtggagctgacagcagcagcattggaTTGCCTTGTGCCTCAGCTCAGGCACCAGGACCACCCGAAGGCTGTGATGTCCCTGGGTATCCTGTCCCTGTGGCTGCCAGGCGAGGTGCCACCACCTGTGGCAGAGGAGACCCGCTGTGGgtctgtgctgcagcccagccgGGTGTGTGGGGATGGCAGGGGGCCGAGTGGCAGTGCCGATGTGGCTGTCCCCTCCCCAGTCAGCCCCTCCAGCTGGAAAAGGGGGTCTGGCAGGAACGGGTTGCCCCTCAGCTGGAGGCCGCTGCCAGGCACATCCATCTAGGAGGCTCTGTCCTCTCCTGTGtccctggcactgctgcctgGGGACAGCTTGTGCTGGAGTAGAAGGGTGGGCTGGTGTTTCTGTGGGCACCATGGGGCAGTACGAGGGTCCCATCCTGCTGATGAGGTGCCTTTCCCAGTCTTCCATGGGGGCAGGCTCAGGAGATGAGTCCTGCTAGCATCCCTCACGCCCTGCCCAGGCAGCACCCCAGCCTTGGCTCTCAGCCTCTCTGGATGACGTCCCCAGTGTGAGGACGGGGCAGAGGGGAGTGGAACAGGGTTCTCTCCCTAACCTCCCGTGGTTGGTGTCCCTGCAGAGGCTGAGCTGTAGCATGCAGGCGGAGGAGGGCACAGactggctgctggagctgctcaccgagctgcagctgcagcagtatTTCCTGCGCATCCGGGACGAGCTCAACGTCACCCGCCTCTCCCACTTCGAGTACGTCAAAAATGAGGATCTGGAGAAGATTGGCATGGGGCGCCCTGGTGTgtacgcccccccccccaaacctccCCCCATATCTCTGGCTGGCTGCACAGCATCTTCTGGGGATCCCAGAGGAGCATGCAGTCTATGGGGCTGGAGGGACCCCCACCCTATGCTGGGTTGGTGACAGCCACTGTGTCCTGCAGGCCAGCGGCGGCTGTGGGAGGCAGTGAAGCGGAGAAAAGCCATGTGCAAGCGGAAATCCTGGATGAGCAAGGTAGGGATGGGAGAAGGGCAGGTGTGGCAGGGAAACAGGcatgcaggaggagctgggccTCTCCTCATGCTCTTCCACAGTGCCTGGCTCTTCCCCACGTCACCAGTgcctggcagggagcagggcagaaaCCCCTGTGAGGCATGTGCTGCCTGTGGTGTGCTCCTGTCCTGTGCAGGCTCCTGGGTTACTTCCTGGTGATGGATGTCCCTGCCACCCCAGCACTTGGGAAGTTCATTCCTCTTGCATTGTTTGCCTCTTTGCCAGGAAACTAATTTGCAGCTAATGAGCCACAGAACCTCTGCATCTCACCCCAGGCAGCTCTATGGGCGCCAGTGCTGCCTGGCACCCTGCCCACCAGACTGGGGCTGTGCCATGGCGGGGGACCCCACGATGCTCATGTATGCCCCTGATGCCATCTTGTCCAAGGCTGGTGATGCTGCCACCCTGGCACCTTGCACCCCCAGAAGAGCAGGGTAATTGCCAGCTGGGCTCTGGGTTGTGGCCTCTTCCCTGTGTGACTCAtctgggatgggatggagacaGGATGGGCTTTTAATAGAAGGCTGCTCAGCCTCACACTGGGTACAGAAATGccacctcccaccccagccACATGCTGGGCCCAACCCCTGCGCACCCCACGCAGGTCCTCGCTTCTGAGGATGGGATGGACCCCATCCTGTGGGCCACATCACTGGTCCTGGCACATCATCAGTCCCAGCTGGGGGAGATGGAGGGGGAGCCTGTCCACGTTCCCTCTGGGCTGGCGGTGGCGGCAGCATGTGTTGCAAGGCCCATGTTGCTGCAGGGATGTGTCACCACACTCGGCCCAAGCTGGAGGTTTCTCTTGGCCTTATGCCCAGGCACATCGTGTAGTCGCAGCCTGGCCAAGGAATGCCCAGGGCCCTCCAACTGCCAGCCTGGTTTGCCGAGGCTGCTGGAGTGCTGCTGCGGGGCTGCTGtgagaggctgagaaagctggggctgttcagcctggagaagggaaggctgcgtggagacctcagagcagccttccagtatctgaaggaggtcGGCAAGgataccagagagggactcttcctcagggactgtagttgcaggacaaggggcaaggggtttaaacttaaacagggaaattTCAGGTTAGACTTAAGAAGCTCTTTattgtgaggttggtgaggcactagaacaggttgcccaaagaaggccaggttggacagagccttgggtggcatggcttagtgtgtggtgtccctgcccatggcggggggttggaactacatgatcttaaggtcctttcccactcaaaccattctgtgattctacaaatCCACACAAATTGCAGCTCAGCTAGAAGAGCAGAGCCTGCTGTTGCAGCCAGCCTGCCCTGGGTAATCACGAGTTAGGGGTCATCATTAGGTTCCAGAGTGTACAGGCCAGGCAGGGTGTCATCCTGGCACTCATAAGCACAGTGGCTTGGGGCGTCTCCACACCTGCATCTCACCTACCTCCACGTCCTGCAGGTGTTCAGCGGGAAGCGCCCAGAGTCAGAGCTGCCGCCCCAGCCCCAGAGCACTTTCCGCAAGCCCCCCACACCACCGCCCCCCGAAGCCGGGGGCCAGCACTCCCTTACCTGCCTCGTACGGGAGCGGGACCTCTCCATCTTCGAAAAGTTGGGCGACGGCTCCTTCGGCGTTGTGCGTCGCGGCGAGTGGTGCACGCCCGCCGGCAAGACGGTGAGGGGCTGTTCGTGGTGGGGTGAGCCGGGCAGCGGCACCACCTGGGGGGGGAAGATGCTTTGGGGCTCATCCCTGCTTTGGCCGTAGCTGGATGTGGCAGTGAAGTGTCTCAAGACGGATGTGCTGAGCCAGCCGGAGGCACTGGATGACTTCATCCGGGAGGTGAATGCCATGCACTCTCTGGACCACAGGAACCTTATCCGTCTCTATGGCGTGGTGCTCTCCCACCCTATGAAGATGGTGAGTGTGGGAGGATGGGGCTGACCCCAGTGGTGCCCTGTGAGAGTTCTGTGTGGTGGGGTGggcaaagccaggctggatccATATCCCAGTGCTCCACGGGCATCTCCAGTGGGGCACAAGAAGGCTGAAAACCAGCCCAGCAAGGGTGCCTCTGGCATGACCAACCTGCTGTTCCTACCCCATGGCCCAGGTAACAGAGCTGGCCCCACTGGGCTCCCTCCTGGACCGCCTGCGGAAGAATCAGGGCCATTTCCTCATCTCCACCCTCTGCCAGTATGCCATCCAGGTGGCCAAGGGCATGGCCTACCTGGAGTCCAAGCGCTTCATCCACCGTGACCTGGCTGCCCGTAACATCCTGCTGGCCTCCAACGAGCTGGTCAAAATCGGGGACTTTGGGCTGATGCGGGCCCTGCCCAAAAATGACGACCACTACGTGATGCAGGAGCATCGCAAGGTCCCCTTCGCCTGGTGAGCCCTGGGGAAGAGGGACCTGGGGATGCAGCACCCATTGCCTTTTGATGCTCACATCCTTCCCCACGCAGGTGTGCTCCTGAGAGCCTGAAGACACGCACCTTCTCGCATGCCAGTGACACCTGGATGTTTGGGGTGACTCTGTGGGAGATGTTCACCTATGGGCAGGAGCCTTGGATCGGCCTCAACGGCAGCCAGGTGAGTGCACAGCAGGATCCTGATGCCCTGGCTCACCGTGGCAGTGGTTCGGGGGGACCTGGGAACCCCTGACAGTACTCACTGCTCTGCAGATCCTGCACAAGATAGACAAAGAGGGTGAGCGGCTGCCGCGGCCTGAGGACTGTCCACAGGACATCTACAATGtcatgctgcagtgctgggcacacAAGCCTGAGGACCGACCCACCTTCGTGGCCCTGCGGGACTTCTTGGTGGAGGTGGGTGCGCAGGGAGGTGGACAGGGGCTCCAGCACCCCCTTCCCCTCAGCTCTGCTTAAGTGTAGGCAGAGTTCAGGGTATTGCTCAGGCAGGAGGTGACATGGGGGGATTCAgcccaggcagctctgcaggctgggagGTGAGGGGCAGTGATGTGGTCACAGCAGGAGGTCCTTGGGTACCACCTGGCCCTTGTCCAGGCCAGGGGTGTTACAGCTGAGTAGGGGCTGGGAGTGGTGATGCTGTCTCTTGCCCACTTttgagcccccccccccccccccgccttcccCTACGTGTGTTTGCAGCTAGTCTCAAAACAGGGCAGGGATGGATGGTGGGGGTCTGCATCACCTTGTTTTCACCCTCTTTTCCCCCAGGCCCAGCCCACTGACATGAGAGCACTGCAGGACTTCGAGGAGCCAGACAAGCTGCACATCCAAATGAACGACATCATCACAGTCATCGAGGGCAGGTACTGCTCAGGGTGGGAGGGCACGTACTGCACAGGAGCAGTGCCAGGTGTTACACTAGAGGGGCATGGACCAGCTGCCAGCTTCAGGGCTGCCAGTTTGCGTGGGCACAGGGGGAATGGGGAGACTGGGGGCgctggcagagctgtggagcagggatgggggagGGTGGGCTCTGCCCCCCCCAGCACACCCGACTATGTAGCCCACAGGTGAGCTACTCCACTGCCTTGGGAGGTGTGcagtgccccaggcagcacagcgATGTGGGGCCACTGCAATGTGTGGGGGGCAGCAGTGCCTATGGGCAGCACAGCTCTACCTGCACTGCCCGCAACATCCACCCGCTGACTCACCCGCTCTGCCTCTGGGTTTGCCCTGGCCTTGTCCCTGGGAACCgggtgccccagagctgctccGCCCTGATAGTGGTGGGGACCTGCCACTGCCGCGGGGCCAGGAGAGATGCTGGGGAGCTCAGTACCACGGTGGCATGACGTGTCACCCCCTGCGCTGTCGGCTCTGCTCCTTGGTCGCTGCTAGCCATGCCGGGGCACAGCCATCCCCTTCCACTGCCCTGGTGGCCTGTGGACTGGGGGGACCTTTGGTCCCTGTATTCCCAACCCTGTGTGTGGCTGTGCCACTCCAGCATGCGGACAGTGGAGTTACCCCTGGGAACAGCTCTATGTCCCTTTGCCCCGCTGGCACGTGGGAGGCTGCTCTCGCCTCCAGCCCCAGCGGGTGAGGAGAAAGGCTCTGTCCTTGCCCCCCTTCCCGGGGCCAGCTCCCCGCCGTTAGTCACGGCCCGGAGGTGAATCAGGCCGGATTTGTGTGTCTTCAGGGACCGGCTCTCTCTCCGGCCGCCGCCAGGGATGACTCTTGCCCAGGGTCTGGCGGTTTCattgcagggaggggaggggaggggaagcgGCGTCGgcggagggagggaagaagggaggcagggaaggagggaaggagcgGCGGAGGGCGGCGCGGCCGCGTCAGTGCTCCTACATCGTCCACGGCGCCGCATCACGGGCCGGGGATCCCGCTCCCGAGCCCCGCCGTCGGCCCCAGGTGAACCACGGGGAGCGGGGTGGGGAGGAGCGAGAGAGGCTGGCAGGAGCGGGACGGGGGACGTGGTTGCGCTGCAGTGAGTCGGGGAGGGCCGTGAGCGCGGTGGAACCGGGGCGCAGcctcccctgcctcagtttccctggaGGACGCCGGTGCTCGGTGGCCCGCCGTCGGCACGTTTTGAGGGTGCTGGCTCTGAGCCGGCCGGGTGAGCTCTGCAGCCGGGGGCTGCGGGTGCTCCCGGACCAGAGCCCCCAtccccgtgcctcagtttcccccccCGGGGCGCCTGCCCCCCACGGCGCTGCCGGCTGGGATTCccgggcagggaggggagggctgGTGGAGGGGGTTGGGGGCTCCTCCCGGGGGCCGCATCCGGCCCCGCCGAGGCCGCCCGGGGCACCGTAaacaccccccaccccttttcAAGCCCCTGCCTGCCGTTCGGCTGGCGCTGGCCGTGCGTACGTGTGTgtgggcaggggcagggaccTACCTGAAAGCCCCCCGGGGACCCAGGCGGTCGCGGGAGAGGGCTCTCGGGAGGAAGCCAGGGAAGAGCCGCAGCGGGATCGTGCCGGGGGTCCGCGCCCGGATCCGGTGGGACgaggctgggagaggaggggagcGGAGGGGCCGGCCCAGCCGCAGCATCCCTCCGGTGGGATGCGGCGGTGTCGCGGCGCGGGGAGGGCGAGTGGAGGGGACCTCCCGGGTAGCTGGAGCCGGCCTCTGCCCGTCCCGGTGCGGGTGCGGGACGGTGCCCGGTACCGGCTGGGCTTTGGCGCGGCCAAGCCGTGGGGTCCTGGCGCTGAGTAAGGCGGCTGGCTGGCGGCGAGCGGGGAAGGTAAACAGGAAAAGGGCTGAGCTGGTGGCCGGGGGTGACTCACAGGTGACTCCAGGAAACCGTGGGGCTGTGCCAGCCTCGCCAGGCTGGCACCGCCACCGCCCCCTGCCCCGGAGCACGCCCTACCCGCGGGGAGCGGGGGACCCGGCAGGCAGGGGGGTGGTAGTGTCGGAGCCCCCTCCCCATTCATCTGGCGGTGCCTGGGGTACCCTTTCCTGCTCCCTACCTGGCCCCGTGTCCCACTTCCCACCTGGGCTAGGTGATCCCCCACTTCTTCCCCTGAAGCAGGCAGCTCCTAGGGCACACTGGGGACCAGCACCCCAAGGTGGCATTGACCACTGACTGCCTGCCCATCTTGCCTTGCCCACACCAGCCTGCATGAGGCTCACTGATAACATAGGAAGGGAGCGAGGAAGACCTCCCAATTAATATTTGAAGGTTCATCGTCGGACCCCAGCCATGTTCCTTGTGCCATCCTTTGGCTGCATAGGGCACAGGAGGACCAGGGGTGGGCAGCTCCGTGCGGGCATCACCCCAAGGCTCCTGCATAATTTGGGGCaactgggaggaggaaggggcacATCTTTGTGGGCACAAGCAGGGAGCTTTGTTCCCtacccccagcatccccagcaccacCGGGTGCAGGGGCAGGGCACTGCCAGCTCCGGGTTGGGATCCTGGACACCTGGGCTCTCTTCCTGTGCCACTGCTCGACTGCTTGGACTTGGACGAGTCACCTCGCCTCCTCCCCCGTCACCGGGGCAGGCGTACATCCCCCTCTCATACCCTTGTTGGTAACGAGgtcctttttattctttaggGCTGAGAATTACTGGTGGCGGGGTCAGAATAAGCGGACCCTAAAAGTGGGCCAGTTCCCCCGAAACACGGTGACCTCGGTGGCAGGGTTGTCGGCGCACGACATCAGCCAGCCGCTTAAAAACAGCTTCATCCACACGGGCCATGGAGACACCAacccccagcactgctgggggtTTCCCGATAAAATTGATGAGTAAGAAAATCTTTTATCTTCTCTGCATcccctgcctgctctctgctttccctgctgccctcTGGGCATGGAATAAGCCACGGTTTGGCTGTCCTGTGTCCGCCTTGCCAGTGAAGCATCTCTCCCACCCCCCTGCTGTACTGAGGATGGTGGCTCCAGGAAGGGTCCCTGTGGCTGGACTAACTCCCTCTCTTCTTCTTACTAATGGGGTCAAGGGCAGGGAGGGCTGCTGTGCTTTTGGGGGGGCtgtctggggtgggggggagcaTCTTCTCCtagccctgcagcccctcatGCAGTCCCGGGCCGGAAGGACATCAGTAAGCACCACCCTGGATGTGGCTGTGTTAACCACAGTGCTTTTGGGATGTCCCAGGGCTGCTGGACCTGCGCCTTTCTGTGCCTGCATGGAGGGAAGCTGTGATGGGGGTGTAGCCTCGCCCCGTGCTTTTAACAGCATGAGTTAAAACAGCACACCATGAAAGAAATCCACCAAAATGCTTTTTCCACCGCCTGTTCCATCAGGACAGACCCAGGTTGTTCTGATGGGCGGGTCGGGTGCCTGTGCCTCCTTGCCATGTGCGACTGGCGTGCTTAGTGTGGTGCTGGGGGATGGTGGGCAGGGGTGCTTGGCTCAGGGCAGAGGGCATGGGGGGCCTCTGCCAGCACTGGGTTGGGGGGACGtgggagggctggggggggcggggCAGGATAGGATTTCAAAGCCTGGAAAGCTACAGCTGGGTAGAGCCAGCTCCTGTGCCTGGCTAAGCACATCCCCTGGGATCGTGAtccccactgctgctcagcTTCCCACCCCCGGGACAGCTCTGCCGGtgccctctgccccagcctgaCTCCCCCGGGCCACCCGGTGGGTTGAACCTCGGGGGGCTGGACCGGGGCGCCGAGCACACAGCCCCGCTCGTGCCCCGGCAGGCTCCTGCTGCGTGGGCACGGCGCTGGGTACGTGCTGCCGGGCTGCCGAGAACGCACCGAGCTGGGCACACACCCAGGCCTTGGGGCTGCACCGGCTCCCACCGGCTCCTGCCTCGCCGCACCCAGCTTGCGACGGCTCGCCCGCGCCTCCCGGCACCCCACCAGCGTGCCGTGCTGTGCCCTACCGGGGTGCCCTGCCCTGCGCGCAGCGTCGTGCCGGGGCACCCTGCTGCTGCGGCGTGTCCCGGACACCACGCCCCGTACAAGTACACTGGGCACGGCACCCTGCTTGCAATCCCCTGGGTTACAGCGCATCATACGCGTGGTGCTGGGATGGCACCAGGCTCTGCGCTGTAGCACTGAAAGCCTCTGGGGTGTGGTGCCCCGGCGCTCACAGGGATGGTACTCACTGGGGCATGGGGCATGGTGGAGGTGGGGTGTACCAAGGGACAGGGCGCAAGCTCAGGATGCAAGGGGTCCCACGAGGCCCCTGCTGACCTCCAGGCACTCTCCTTTGTCCCCACAGGCTGTACCTGGGAAATCCCATGGACCCTCCTGACATTTTAGGTGTGGACCCGAGTGCTGCCAGACCCACCCAGCTTCCTGGCAGGGCTAAAAGTGAGTCGCTTTTCTCCTTCACTCTGCTCGTCAGCCGCGCAAAGTCCTTGTGCCCCGCTGCCAGGGTGATGGGCTATGGAccctctcctttctctctgctgccACTTGCTGTTCACAGACCCAGGGGGAGCTGGGGTGACAGGGCGTGTTGTCACCTGGCCAAATGCCACTGCCAGCAGCGTGGGTGGCCTGTGGCTCTGCCCGGCTGGACTCTGCCCCGCTGCCCTTCGTCCAGGTCCCTCGTCCACTCCCAGCCTCCCGCAGCCAGGCTTCCCAGTACGGGGGATCTCGGTGGAGCTGCCACGTGGAGGGAGCTCAGACGCTGTGCGGGTGCCACAAATCCCCTGCAGTTTTCCCTTGATGGGGCTTCCCACCGGCATCCTCCCTGCACCCCAGCGGTGATGCGGGACATGATGAAGCATGCACCCCACTAACGAGCACCCTGACTGCCGCTTGCTTCGCGCGCTCACCCCACGCCTCTCCTCCTCTCGGGCTCTCTCTTCTCCTGCAGGGCAGCCGCCTCCGCGCCCGCCTCAGCCTGCCGTCCTGCTCACCAGTAAGTTGGACGTTCTCGGGtgcttctctccctcctttgtGCTCTCCGTCTTTTCTCTCTtagctccttttcctctctgcctccCGGGTACCACCATGAGCCGTGGCATCTGTGGTGGGGACAGAGAtgaggagctgggtgctggggtctGCAGGGTGAGGAAGGGCAGGGTACCCCTCAGGCCCCTGGCACCCTTCTGCCTGCCCTGGTGCATCACTGCACCCaagggggagaggaaaggtGGCTGAAGCTGTCAGGCAGTTTGGGGGTTAGGGATGCAAATGGCCCTCCTTGCACCCCAAGGATGGGTGCCAGGAACCTCACCATCCCTCTCTCTCTACCTCCTAGAGCCCTGCTACGACCCAgtcagtgaggaggaggagggtctGCCAGGGGGTCTCCAGAAGCTCTGCCTGAAGAAGCCAGGCCTAGGCAAAGGTCTGCGACCGGTCAAGCCGTCGGCACGGGTTCCAGGCACCAAGGTGGGAGAGCGGCAGCCCAGCCGGCTGACCAGTGAGGGGCCGGCAGGTGGCGAGGTGACCCTCATCGATTTTGGGGAGGAGGTGCCTCAAGGTAGCCCCTCGCCAGTGGGGGAGCTGACAGCCCCGTCGTTGGCCAAGCTGGCCATGGAGGCCTTCTCCTTGCTggacaaaaccccaccacagaGTCCCACGCGGGCTCTACCCCGGCCCCTCCACCCTACGCCAGTGGTGGACTGGGACGCCCGCCCCTTGCCGCCACCGCCTGCCTACGATGACGTGGCGCAGGATGAGGATGACTTCGAGGTCTGCTCCATCACCAGCCCCCCGAGCCGGCGGGGCAAGACCAACTATGGCTTTGTGGATGAGGGTGAGCGGGGACCAGCGCTGGAGGACAACCTCTTCCTGCCCCCCAAGGAGATGAAGCAGCCCAGCATGACACAGACCACAGAGCTCtttgaggagctgcagcaggagtgcATGAAGAGGCTTAATGTCCCCCTGGGACCAGCTGCCCCCACAGATGACAAGCCCCAAATCCCACCCCGTATCCCTATCCCGCCCCGGCCCGTACGCCGTAATGAGCCCGGGCGCTGGTCAGGGGAGCTCTCCCCAGCATCGGGGGGTGAGGAGGACCGGCCGCCCCAGATCCCACCCCGGGACCCGCTGTCGCAGCCCACCTCCCGGAcacccagccccatggcccTGCAGGTGGGGTCCCCTCAGCAACGTGCCGCCCTCTGCTCTTGCCTCTCCACCTCGCCAGGGAAGCCCATGCCCACCACACAGAGCTTTGCCCTGGACCCCAAGTACGCCACCCCCAAGGTCATCCAGGCACAGGGCAAGGACTGTTCCAAGGGACCCTGCATCCTGCCCATCGTGAAGGATGGGCAGAAGGTCAGCAGCACCCACTACTACCTGTTGCCCGAGCGCCCTGCCTACCTGGACAAGTATGAGAAGTTCTTCAAGGAGGCCAAAAGCCCCGAGGAGGTGCAGGCGTCCCGCCTGGTCACCACAGCCACCGTTCGTCCCATGGTGCAGCAGCCGCCAGCAGACTGCAAAGCCAACTTCTCCTCCAACAACAGCAACCCTGGGCCCAAGTGCCTGGTGAAAGCCTCCTGCAGCCTCCAGAAGATCATCTACGACGGGCCGGATGGCTGCCGCCCTGCTGACAAGATCCGGCTGGTAAGTGGCATCCGTGAGCAAGAGGGGACACAGTGGCCATGGGCTCACTGGAACAAAAGCCATCCCCACCCTGGTTTCCCCAAGTTCATCCCTGGGGGGTTGGCTGCAAGTGGTCCCCAGATGTGCTGTGGGACATAAGTGTCACTGCAGCTCCAAAATGGGAATCACAGGCCCTTTTATCCCAAATTAGCCCTATCCACAGCCGCAGGGAGGAGGGTGGCTGACACTGTGGTCCCTTTGGGCTCTCCTGGCTGGTCCGTGGTGGCCAGGAGTCTGCACCCAAGCCCAGGAGAGGCTGAAGGTCGCAGGGATGAGGATGGTCCCAGCTCCAGGCTGATGGCGCTCTGCAGATACAGAGCCAGGGTGGAGGGCAGCCCTGGTACCCTGCTCCAGCCACTGCCTcctcactgctcaggtcaggtgGCGGACACTGACCTCAACGTCTCCT from Lathamus discolor isolate bLatDis1 chromosome 3, bLatDis1.hap1, whole genome shotgun sequence encodes the following:
- the TNK2 gene encoding activated CDC42 kinase 1 isoform X2; this encodes MRRFQALRRSFPFLTRFRLYRPSAEGCNCGDAPRESSAGDEDSGDPGEEERMEQAVLLWDWDEDPASRPAHSSEGQRRASSQKGGNERGGELGKRAGRLSCSMQAEEGTDWLLELLTELQLQQYFLRIRDELNVTRLSHFEYVKNEDLEKIGMGRPGQRRLWEAVKRRKAMCKRKSWMSKVFSGKRPESELPPQPQSTFRKPPTPPPPEAGGQHSLTCLVRERDLSIFEKLGDGSFGVVRRGEWCTPAGKTLDVAVKCLKTDVLSQPEALDDFIREVNAMHSLDHRNLIRLYGVVLSHPMKMVTELAPLGSLLDRLRKNQGHFLISTLCQYAIQVAKGMAYLESKRFIHRDLAARNILLASNELVKIGDFGLMRALPKNDDHYVMQEHRKVPFAWCAPESLKTRTFSHASDTWMFGVTLWEMFTYGQEPWIGLNGSQILHKIDKEGERLPRPEDCPQDIYNVMLQCWAHKPEDRPTFVALRDFLVEAQPTDMRALQDFEEPDKLHIQMNDIITVIEGRAENYWWRGQNKRTLKVGQFPRNTVTSVAGLSAHDISQPLKNSFIHTGHGDTNPQHCWGFPDKIDELYLGNPMDPPDILGVDPSAARPTQLPGRAKRQPPPRPPQPAVLLTKPCYDPVSEEEEGLPGGLQKLCLKKPGLGKGLRPVKPSARVPGTKVGERQPSRLTSEGPAGGEVTLIDFGEEVPQGSPSPVGELTAPSLAKLAMEAFSLLDKTPPQSPTRALPRPLHPTPVVDWDARPLPPPPAYDDVAQDEDDFEVCSITSPPSRRGKTNYGFVDEGERGPALEDNLFLPPKEMKQPSMTQTTELFEELQQECMKRLNVPLGPAAPTDDKPQIPPRIPIPPRPVRRNEPGRWSGELSPASGGEEDRPPQIPPRDPLSQPTSRTPSPMALQVGSPQQRAALCSCLSTSPGKPMPTTQSFALDPKYATPKVIQAQGKDCSKGPCILPIVKDGQKVSSTHYYLLPERPAYLDKYEKFFKEAKSPEEVQASRLVTTATVRPMVQQPPADCKANFSSNNSNPGPKCLVKASCSLQKIIYDGPDGCRPADKIRLVQDTVHGVTTEECQAALQNHGWSVQRAIQYLKVEQLFCLGLKSRVECHRVLEMFDWNLAQASSHLLDPYSTTRQKR
- the TNK2 gene encoding activated CDC42 kinase 1 isoform X5, with the translated sequence MRRFQALRRSFPFLTRFRLYRRLSCSMQAEEGTDWLLELLTELQLQQYFLRIRDELNVTRLSHFEYVKNEDLEKIGMGRPGQRRLWEAVKRRKAMCKRKSWMSKVFSGKRPESELPPQPQSTFRKPPTPPPPEAGGQHSLTCLVRERDLSIFEKLGDGSFGVVRRGEWCTPAGKTLDVAVKCLKTDVLSQPEALDDFIREVNAMHSLDHRNLIRLYGVVLSHPMKMVTELAPLGSLLDRLRKNQGHFLISTLCQYAIQVAKGMAYLESKRFIHRDLAARNILLASNELVKIGDFGLMRALPKNDDHYVMQEHRKVPFAWCAPESLKTRTFSHASDTWMFGVTLWEMFTYGQEPWIGLNGSQILHKIDKEGERLPRPEDCPQDIYNVMLQCWAHKPEDRPTFVALRDFLVEAQPTDMRALQDFEEPDKLHIQMNDIITVIEGRAENYWWRGQNKRTLKVGQFPRNTVTSVAGLSAHDISQPLKNSFIHTGHGDTNPQHCWGFPDKIDELYLGNPMDPPDILGVDPSAARPTQLPGRAKRQPPPRPPQPAVLLTKPCYDPVSEEEEGLPGGLQKLCLKKPGLGKGLRPVKPSARVPGTKVGERQPSRLTSEGPAGGEVTLIDFGEEVPQGSPSPVGELTAPSLAKLAMEAFSLLDKTPPQSPTRALPRPLHPTPVVDWDARPLPPPPAYDDVAQDEDDFEVCSITSPPSRRGKTNYGFVDEGERGPALEDNLFLPPKEMKQPSMTQTTELFEELQQECMKRLNVPLGPAAPTDDKPQIPPRIPIPPRPVRRNEPGRWSGELSPASGGEEDRPPQIPPRDPLSQPTSRTPSPMALQVGSPQQRAALCSCLSTSPGKPMPTTQSFALDPKYATPKVIQAQGKDCSKGPCILPIVKDGQKVSSTHYYLLPERPAYLDKYEKFFKEAKSPEEVQASRLVTTATVRPMVQQPPADCKANFSSNNSNPGPKCLVKASCSLQKIIYDGPDGCRPADKIRLVQDTVHGVTTEECQAALQNHGWSVQRAIQYLKAVTVGMGRAVSDPEQASHRGATPWCPPSPTQPAAGLWTEPPLGAWGHPEREPAQRP